In the Victivallis sp. Marseille-Q1083 genome, one interval contains:
- a CDS encoding DUF4838 domain-containing protein, whose amino-acid sequence MRKGFRKGFSMALLLGSLSLAGNAAALEIVKDGRSDYVIVVAADAIPAEKTAAGELQKYIQQLAGVKLPIVNTPRKSGHNILLGCTPEFLALAEDPALDAEWLDKADSVLLTVHGGNLFISGNRPRGTLYAVYTLLEDFWGVRFWSAREESVPSTPRLELPDNLAYRYAPPFFSRETYFTDPNTNPAFAAKLKSNGDYQAIPPEWGGKVKYQNGFCHTATILLPPNRYFAEHPDWYALDESGKRNPEQLCWTNPEMRRELTEVVRNILRKHPDARIIAIDHMDGWLRCQCDDCRALEAEGGSPAAPVVSAVNEVAGAIAGEYPDVLIETLAYLFAQDPPMKLKVRDNVLIRLCAFLNDFSRSYDSDVNADFRDDLKAWPQIADKLAIWDYLGNYTNFMIPHPNIRFLGDNIRLYADNHVAAVFSQGDVGTGNCGDFLLKGWVVGHLLWNPQLDQRALMREFLDGYYSPAVGARLLEITDQLCDDFEATGLSLGCYRFDANDWLSYERIQEILRAFSEMEQLLAAEPEAERQVYLERLRRARLPFEVAFLTSAESCGWNPALSEEQYRDNLQLWKEIRAIYEANRVTNYNEANLISLMDWKMPRRLAGPRFLRRSGDVPEFCAGVPDDAWFEFSVNDFEQEKPGSRSFTVDDPASPYGKALRTADNHADRAFDLWLPDWSAADPAEAIPHYDVFVSVRAEGELSDDTPVARVALHDWTRRVERSTTYSFGELKGGYHWLTIEDVEVGPRMIVYLAPLKTDQGASLFVDRIILRPRPDGENFFTGKLDQNLLEGNQ is encoded by the coding sequence ATGAGAAAAGGTTTCAGAAAAGGGTTCTCCATGGCGCTGCTGCTGGGCAGCTTGTCGCTGGCCGGCAACGCGGCGGCGCTGGAAATCGTCAAAGACGGCAGAAGCGATTATGTCATCGTCGTGGCGGCTGACGCCATCCCGGCGGAAAAGACCGCCGCCGGCGAGCTGCAGAAATACATTCAGCAACTGGCCGGCGTCAAGCTGCCGATCGTCAACACACCCCGGAAAAGCGGCCATAATATCCTGCTCGGCTGTACGCCGGAATTTCTGGCGCTGGCCGAAGACCCGGCACTTGACGCCGAATGGCTCGACAAGGCCGATTCGGTTCTGCTGACGGTGCACGGCGGCAATCTTTTCATCAGCGGCAACCGGCCGCGCGGCACGCTTTATGCCGTCTACACGCTGCTGGAGGATTTCTGGGGCGTCCGTTTCTGGAGCGCCCGTGAGGAGTCGGTGCCATCGACTCCCCGGCTCGAACTGCCGGACAACCTGGCCTACCGTTATGCGCCGCCTTTTTTCAGCCGGGAAACCTATTTCACCGATCCCAATACCAATCCGGCCTTCGCCGCCAAGCTGAAGAGCAATGGCGATTATCAGGCGATTCCGCCGGAATGGGGCGGCAAGGTCAAATACCAGAACGGCTTCTGCCACACGGCGACGATCCTGTTGCCGCCGAACCGCTACTTCGCGGAACATCCGGACTGGTATGCGCTGGATGAATCCGGCAAACGCAACCCGGAACAACTGTGCTGGACCAATCCGGAAATGCGCCGGGAACTGACGGAGGTCGTCCGCAATATTCTGCGGAAGCATCCGGACGCCCGGATTATCGCCATCGACCATATGGACGGCTGGCTGCGCTGTCAATGCGACGACTGCCGGGCGCTGGAAGCCGAAGGCGGTTCCCCGGCCGCGCCGGTGGTGTCGGCAGTCAATGAAGTCGCCGGAGCGATCGCCGGAGAGTATCCCGATGTGTTGATTGAAACACTGGCCTACCTTTTCGCCCAGGATCCCCCGATGAAGTTGAAAGTGCGCGACAACGTACTGATCCGGCTGTGCGCCTTCCTGAACGATTTTTCCCGGTCGTACGACTCCGATGTCAACGCGGACTTCCGGGATGACCTGAAAGCCTGGCCGCAAATTGCCGACAAACTGGCGATCTGGGACTATCTGGGCAACTATACCAATTTCATGATCCCCCATCCGAATATCCGGTTCCTCGGCGACAACATCCGGCTTTATGCCGACAACCATGTCGCGGCCGTCTTTTCCCAGGGCGACGTCGGCACCGGCAACTGCGGCGATTTCCTGCTGAAAGGCTGGGTTGTCGGCCATCTGCTGTGGAATCCGCAGCTCGACCAGCGCGCATTGATGCGGGAATTCCTGGACGGCTACTATTCGCCGGCCGTCGGCGCCAGGCTGCTGGAAATCACCGATCAACTCTGCGACGATTTCGAAGCGACCGGACTGTCGCTGGGCTGTTACCGCTTTGACGCCAACGACTGGCTCTCCTATGAACGGATTCAGGAAATTCTCCGGGCCTTCTCCGAAATGGAACAGTTGCTGGCCGCCGAACCGGAAGCGGAGCGGCAGGTGTATCTCGAACGGCTGCGCCGGGCCAGGCTGCCGTTTGAAGTCGCTTTTCTGACCTCGGCGGAATCCTGCGGCTGGAACCCGGCGCTGTCCGAGGAGCAGTACCGGGACAATCTCCAGCTCTGGAAGGAGATCAGGGCGATTTACGAAGCCAACCGGGTCACCAACTACAACGAGGCGAACCTTATCAGCCTGATGGACTGGAAAATGCCGCGCCGGCTGGCCGGACCGCGTTTTCTTCGGCGGTCCGGCGATGTGCCGGAATTCTGCGCCGGAGTGCCGGATGACGCCTGGTTCGAATTCTCGGTCAATGATTTCGAACAGGAAAAACCCGGCAGCCGGTCGTTTACCGTCGACGATCCGGCTTCGCCTTACGGAAAAGCGCTGCGGACGGCGGACAACCATGCCGACCGGGCTTTCGATCTGTGGCTGCCCGACTGGTCGGCGGCCGATCCGGCAGAAGCCATACCGCATTATGATGTGTTCGTCAGCGTCCGCGCCGAAGGGGAATTGTCCGACGACACGCCGGTCGCCCGGGTCGCATTGCATGACTGGACGCGCCGGGTCGAACGTTCCACGACCTATTCATTCGGGGAATTGAAAGGCGGTTACCACTGGTTGACCATTGAAGACGTCGAAGTCGGGCCGCGGATGATCGTTTACCTGGCGCCATTGAAGACCGATCAGGGCGCTTCCCTTTTCGTCGACCGGATCATTCTGCGCCCCCGGCCGGACGGAGAAAATTTTTTCACAGGGAAGTTGGACCAAAACCTGTTGGAAGGCAATCAATAA
- a CDS encoding type II secretion system protein, protein MYEMKKFTLIELLVVIAIIAILASMLLPALGRAKDAAQNISCVNNLKQLGLAEIMYADSNSDYYTPCLAPGDEFGFWTDLLADEGFISDNSKVLQCPSWGAGPNDGAFTTSTAYNYTGYGFCLLYGFTAGYYDGGYYYKAITSSLVSKGGPSTLNMLADGSQGWEGTRAHEYTLLMYGNAYEKAFVDDAMRHRRGNGLNIVWYDGHVSTNSVQQFVEWNDYPWWNLRTDK, encoded by the coding sequence ATGTACGAAATGAAAAAATTCACACTTATCGAACTCTTAGTAGTGATTGCTATTATTGCAATTCTTGCCAGCATGTTGTTGCCGGCCCTTGGCCGAGCCAAAGACGCCGCCCAAAACATCAGTTGCGTCAACAACCTCAAGCAACTGGGATTGGCCGAAATCATGTATGCCGACAGCAATAGCGACTACTACACGCCGTGTCTGGCTCCCGGAGATGAATTTGGCTTCTGGACCGACTTGCTGGCCGATGAAGGCTTTATTTCAGACAATAGCAAAGTGCTGCAATGTCCAAGCTGGGGAGCGGGACCGAACGACGGAGCCTTCACAACCAGCACTGCTTATAATTACACCGGCTACGGCTTCTGTTTGTTGTATGGCTTTACCGCCGGCTATTACGATGGCGGATATTATTACAAGGCGATCACCAGCTCGCTGGTTTCCAAAGGCGGCCCGTCGACACTCAACATGCTGGCTGACGGTTCGCAAGGTTGGGAAGGTACCCGGGCACACGAATACACTTTACTGATGTACGGCAACGCCTATGAAAAAGCATTCGTCGACGACGCGATGCGTCATCGCCGGGGCAACGGACTCAATATTGTTTGGTATGACGGTCATGTCAGTACAAACAGCGTACAGCAATTCGTGGAATGGAACGATTATCCGTGGTGGAATCTCCGCACCGACAAATGA
- a CDS encoding LacI family DNA-binding transcriptional regulator — MTIKDIASRLGISCQAVSMGINGTGRLSRVTREKILATARELNYVPNTAALSLVTQRSYLIGAVVPYINTSFFGNIIAGIEDVTYDRDFSLLLSNFYVGTDNERRALQRVLKRKIDGLIIYPSRELEDDYCAISATMPVVQIMEYLPAVSDYFVMVDSYRGARTAVRHLLELGHTAIGMITHDTGCVAMRQRHLGFLAELKANGLEIPKKYFEDCEMSIEDGEAAAVRLLRRAPEITALFAASDFAALGAIQAALKLNRRIARDLSIIGFDDLELAARQVLYPLTTIAQPKEEIGRLAGNMLLDLLQDRDVSSQLLDTSLMVRATTGPP; from the coding sequence GTGACCATCAAAGATATCGCCAGCCGGTTGGGTATCTCCTGCCAGGCGGTGTCGATGGGAATCAACGGCACCGGCCGCCTGTCGCGGGTGACCCGGGAAAAAATTCTGGCTACCGCCCGGGAATTGAACTACGTGCCGAACACGGCGGCGCTGTCGCTGGTCACCCAGCGGAGTTATCTGATCGGCGCGGTGGTTCCCTACATCAACACCAGCTTTTTCGGCAACATCATCGCCGGTATCGAAGACGTCACTTACGACCGGGATTTTTCGTTGCTGCTGAGCAACTTCTACGTTGGAACGGACAATGAGCGGCGGGCGCTGCAGCGGGTGCTGAAGCGCAAAATCGACGGGCTTATCATCTACCCGAGCCGGGAGCTGGAGGATGATTACTGCGCCATTTCCGCGACGATGCCGGTCGTTCAAATCATGGAATACCTGCCGGCTGTCAGCGATTATTTCGTCATGGTTGACAGCTACCGGGGCGCCCGGACCGCCGTACGCCATCTGCTGGAGCTCGGCCATACCGCCATCGGCATGATCACCCATGATACCGGCTGTGTGGCGATGCGCCAGCGCCATCTGGGATTTCTGGCCGAATTGAAGGCCAACGGTCTCGAAATCCCGAAAAAATACTTCGAAGACTGCGAAATGTCGATCGAAGACGGCGAAGCGGCGGCCGTCCGGCTGCTTCGGCGGGCGCCGGAAATTACCGCCTTGTTCGCCGCCTCGGACTTCGCCGCCCTCGGCGCGATTCAGGCGGCGTTGAAGCTGAACCGCCGCATTGCCAGGGATCTGTCGATCATCGGGTTCGACGATCTCGAACTTGCCGCCCGGCAGGTGCTCTACCCGCTGACGACGATCGCCCAGCCCAAAGAGGAGATCGGCCGGCTGGCCGGCAATATGCTGCTCGATCTGCTCCAGGACCGGGATGTTTCCTCGCAATTGCTGGATACGTCGCTGATGGTCCGGGCGACGACCGGTCCGCCATAA
- the tatC gene encoding twin-arginine translocase subunit TatC, which translates to MPDAPEQSFISHLEALRNALLHCVAAAALLYPVGYWLTSYCIDALIRWSCPPELGALSFFSPMEVFIARLKLALILALALGYPYCAWQIWRFLLPALYEKERRALKWGIVFSSVLFLAGVAFCAGVILPMVMRFAAGFATPELKPVLGLSNFLNLAGWLMLAFGLMFQFPLFVLLLVKFGVVQASTLRRQRPYIIVLILILAAVLTPPDVISQLLLAIPTWLLFELGLLLAGRRQTAAEPEIPDKPAADAGDGDGNMADFYRREARRKSTPPET; encoded by the coding sequence ATGCCTGACGCGCCGGAACAATCGTTTATTTCCCATTTGGAAGCGCTGCGGAACGCATTGCTGCATTGCGTCGCCGCCGCGGCGTTGCTCTATCCGGTCGGCTACTGGCTGACCTCTTACTGCATCGATGCGCTGATTCGCTGGAGCTGCCCGCCGGAACTGGGAGCGCTGAGCTTTTTTTCGCCGATGGAGGTTTTCATCGCCCGGTTGAAGCTGGCGCTGATCCTGGCGCTGGCGCTCGGTTATCCCTACTGCGCCTGGCAAATCTGGCGTTTTCTGCTGCCGGCACTTTACGAAAAAGAACGGCGGGCGCTGAAGTGGGGCATCGTTTTCTCTTCCGTGCTGTTTCTGGCGGGAGTCGCCTTCTGTGCCGGCGTGATTCTGCCGATGGTCATGCGCTTCGCCGCCGGTTTCGCGACGCCCGAGTTGAAACCGGTGCTGGGATTGAGCAATTTTCTCAACCTGGCCGGCTGGCTGATGCTGGCGTTCGGCCTGATGTTCCAATTTCCACTGTTCGTGCTGCTGCTGGTCAAATTCGGCGTCGTCCAGGCTTCGACGCTGCGCCGCCAGCGGCCCTATATCATCGTGCTGATCCTGATTCTGGCAGCCGTCCTGACGCCGCCGGACGTCATCAGCCAACTGCTGCTGGCCATTCCGACCTGGCTGCTCTTCGAACTCGGTCTGCTGCTGGCCGGGCGGCGGCAAACGGCCGCCGAGCCGGAAATCCCGGACAAGCCGGCGGCCGATGCCGGGGACGGCGACGGGAACATGGCCGATTTCTACCGCCGGGAAGCCCGGCGGAAATCGACTCCGCCGGAAACCTGA
- a CDS encoding twin-arginine translocase TatA/TatE family subunit translates to MHIGATEIILILVVVLLLFGAKRIPELARALGRASYEFKKAKNSLEKESRELMDAAEKRAENDDQSRTDSPKKDA, encoded by the coding sequence ATGCACATCGGAGCCACAGAAATCATTTTAATCCTGGTCGTCGTCCTGTTGCTGTTCGGCGCCAAACGGATTCCGGAACTGGCCCGGGCGCTGGGCAGGGCCTCTTATGAATTCAAAAAAGCGAAAAATTCGCTGGAAAAGGAGTCCAGGGAGCTGATGGACGCCGCCGAAAAGCGGGCGGAAAACGACGACCAATCCCGAACCGATTCACCGAAGAAAGATGCCTGA
- the larE gene encoding ATP-dependent sacrificial sulfur transferase LarE, producing MRQENVGADRLEELRRYLAERIPAGICLALSGGVDSALLLALLAPFARQQPDRVLAVTFASNFQPGTDVALAGRLAAGCRVRHRILTVDGFADPELRRNPPDRCYRCKKQLFEALRKLADEAELQHLLDGTNFDDLQQYRPGRRALQELAVLSPLAELGIAKNEIRSLAERLEIPVAQRPAAPCLATRFPYGAELTPAGFQLVEAGEEAIRRRGFRIVRIRLHGEVARIEIDEPELPEFWRQRREIAGELKRLGFRYLALDLEGFRSGSMDLYLKTGQTII from the coding sequence ATGAGGCAGGAAAATGTCGGCGCCGATCGATTGGAAGAATTAAGGCGCTATCTGGCGGAACGCATTCCGGCGGGAATTTGTCTGGCTCTTTCCGGCGGTGTCGACAGCGCGCTGCTGCTGGCGCTGCTGGCGCCGTTCGCCCGGCAGCAGCCGGATCGGGTGCTGGCCGTCACCTTTGCATCGAATTTCCAACCCGGAACCGATGTGGCGCTGGCCGGCCGGCTGGCCGCCGGCTGCCGGGTCCGCCACCGGATTCTGACGGTCGACGGTTTCGCCGATCCGGAATTGCGGCGCAACCCGCCGGACCGCTGTTACCGTTGTAAAAAGCAGTTGTTCGAAGCGCTGCGGAAATTGGCGGATGAGGCGGAACTGCAACACCTGCTCGACGGTACGAACTTCGACGATCTGCAGCAGTACCGGCCGGGCCGGCGGGCGCTGCAGGAGTTGGCGGTGCTCAGCCCGCTGGCCGAACTCGGCATCGCCAAAAACGAAATCCGGAGCCTGGCGGAACGGTTGGAGATTCCGGTGGCGCAGCGGCCGGCCGCGCCCTGTCTGGCCACCCGTTTCCCCTATGGCGCCGAACTGACGCCGGCCGGTTTTCAACTGGTGGAAGCCGGCGAGGAAGCGATCCGACGACGCGGGTTCCGGATCGTCCGAATCCGCCTGCACGGCGAGGTCGCCAGAATCGAGATCGACGAACCGGAACTGCCGGAATTCTGGCGGCAGCGCCGGGAAATTGCCGGCGAACTCAAAAGACTGGGGTTTCGCTACCTGGCGCTGGATCTGGAAGGATTCCGTTCCGGCAGCATGGACCTTTACCTGAAAACCGGGCAGACTATCATTTGA
- the larC gene encoding nickel pincer cofactor biosynthesis protein LarC — protein MILYLECHSGISGDMTVAALLDLGADREKLDRALASLQLPGYSYTVSTVRRHGMRACDFTVSLADDHDHHHHHHHDPESRRHVHRNWRDIQAIIDRGALSPRANALAKKIFHIVAVAEAKAHGVTVDEVHFHEVGAIDSIVDIVAAAVCIDDLGIEETVVSTLTEGSGFVCCQHGELPVPVPAVAEIAAAYQLPLAITEVNGEMVTPTGAAIAAALRNRPARPENFTIRKIGLGAGKRDFGRPNLLRAMLLEATAPPAAGDDDGKWILETNLDDCSGEALGLAMEQLFTTGALDVHYLPVFMKKNRPGWLLRVIADAADLTALEAVIFRTTTTIGIRRYRVERSCLRRESRTVQLPGGEVAVKKCTFGNESFYYPEYESVKRLAEATGIAFPALYSEAQTEAARQDR, from the coding sequence ATGATTCTGTATCTGGAGTGCCATTCCGGCATCAGCGGCGATATGACCGTCGCGGCGCTGCTCGACCTCGGAGCCGACCGCGAAAAATTGGACCGCGCGTTGGCGAGTCTGCAATTGCCGGGCTATTCCTACACCGTCTCCACCGTCCGCCGCCACGGCATGCGCGCCTGCGATTTCACGGTCTCGCTGGCTGACGACCACGACCATCACCACCATCATCACCACGACCCGGAAAGCCGCCGCCATGTCCACCGGAACTGGCGTGACATTCAGGCCATCATCGACCGCGGCGCGCTGTCGCCCCGGGCCAACGCCCTAGCCAAAAAAATCTTCCATATCGTCGCAGTCGCGGAAGCCAAAGCGCACGGAGTGACGGTCGACGAAGTTCACTTTCATGAAGTCGGCGCCATCGACTCGATCGTCGACATCGTCGCGGCAGCGGTCTGCATCGACGATCTGGGCATTGAAGAAACGGTCGTTTCGACCTTGACTGAAGGCAGCGGTTTCGTGTGCTGTCAGCACGGCGAATTGCCGGTGCCGGTGCCGGCGGTGGCGGAAATCGCCGCCGCCTACCAGTTGCCGCTGGCCATCACCGAAGTCAACGGCGAGATGGTGACGCCGACCGGCGCCGCCATCGCCGCCGCGCTGCGCAACCGGCCGGCGCGGCCGGAGAATTTCACGATCCGCAAAATCGGCTTGGGAGCCGGAAAACGCGATTTCGGCCGGCCGAATCTGCTGCGGGCGATGCTGCTGGAAGCGACCGCCCCACCGGCGGCCGGCGATGACGACGGCAAATGGATTCTGGAAACCAACCTGGACGATTGCAGCGGCGAGGCGCTGGGGCTGGCCATGGAGCAATTGTTCACGACCGGCGCACTGGATGTCCACTATCTGCCGGTATTCATGAAGAAAAATCGGCCCGGCTGGCTGCTGCGGGTCATCGCCGACGCCGCCGACCTGACTGCGCTGGAGGCGGTGATTTTCCGGACGACGACGACGATCGGCATCCGGCGCTACCGGGTCGAACGCAGTTGTCTGAGGCGGGAATCGCGAACCGTCCAGCTCCCCGGCGGCGAGGTGGCGGTCAAGAAATGCACATTCGGCAACGAATCGTTCTATTATCCGGAATACGAGAGTGTCAAGCGGCTGGCCGAAGCGACCGGTATCGCCTTTCCGGCGCTGTACAGCGAGGCGCAAACCGAAGCGGCCCGGCAGGATCGCTGA
- the larB gene encoding nickel pincer cofactor biosynthesis protein LarB, whose translation MDVPQFLQQVKEGRLSIDEATQRLRQLPFEELGFAKLDHHRQLRTGYGEVIYCPGKTAGQLVEIVRHFQAAGTGVLGTRATETQFEAVKAACPLAAFDPVSRVLTVAPEQPAAAVGLVAVCTGGTGDLPVAEEAAQVAEFFGSRVERVYDIGVAGIHRLFARLETIRHASAIVAVAGMEGALGGVLAGLVEVPVIAVPTSVGYGASFGGIAPLLTMLNSCAEGMAVVNIDNGFGAGYLAGQINRLINRKKEI comes from the coding sequence ATGGACGTTCCACAGTTTCTGCAACAGGTGAAAGAGGGCCGGTTGTCCATCGACGAAGCAACGCAACGACTGCGGCAACTGCCGTTTGAAGAGCTGGGCTTCGCCAAACTGGACCATCACCGCCAGTTGCGCACCGGCTACGGCGAAGTGATCTATTGTCCCGGCAAGACGGCCGGCCAATTGGTCGAAATCGTCCGTCATTTTCAGGCCGCCGGTACCGGTGTGCTCGGCACCCGGGCGACCGAAACGCAATTTGAAGCGGTGAAAGCGGCGTGCCCCCTCGCCGCCTTCGATCCGGTGTCGCGCGTACTGACCGTCGCGCCGGAGCAGCCGGCCGCCGCAGTCGGCCTGGTCGCCGTTTGCACCGGCGGAACCGGAGACCTGCCGGTGGCGGAAGAGGCGGCGCAGGTGGCCGAATTCTTCGGCAGCCGGGTCGAACGCGTCTACGATATCGGCGTCGCCGGCATTCACCGGCTGTTCGCCAGGCTGGAAACGATTCGCCATGCCAGCGCCATCGTCGCCGTCGCCGGCATGGAAGGGGCGCTGGGCGGTGTTTTGGCCGGGTTGGTGGAAGTCCCGGTCATCGCGGTGCCGACTTCGGTCGGTTATGGAGCGTCGTTCGGCGGTATCGCGCCGCTGCTGACCATGTTGAATTCCTGTGCCGAAGGGATGGCGGTGGTCAATATCGACAATGGCTTCGGCGCCGGCTATCTGGCCGGTCAAATCAATCGTTTGATCAACCGAAAGAAGGAAATATGA
- a CDS encoding 4Fe-4S binding protein, producing MRKERLPRYGRIVVATISILLAALAFGTGMEALAGLLALQLGADIARLFAAFSIGILAAALLLLAGTFLFGRFYCAVICPLGILQDFLGWLSRRRAHPVPNYRKLRYGIAALAFGLLIGGWAIAFRLLEPFSNFGAITAAVFSPLYTQLYNWLFPDRMLIIRPVTLLSLLTGLIPLAALFALVLWRKRFYCTAICPVGTLLGLCSARGLLQLRLTERCVKCGQCVEVCPAGCIDPANGALDNERCLRCLNCLAACRPRAIRYGRPAGAASTIDPSRRDFLVGGTVGALALLGAGAGWAARPGSRLQPETATSIYPPGAGSAARFASKCTSCQLCVTNCRGNVLRPAGIQHGAIHLEFDRGMCEFNCNRCGEVCPTGALLPLTLAAKQRCRIGLAQFDPSCCVAVQDGTDCGACAEHCPTGALRMKAGAAGVRIPQLTAELCIGCGSCEYPCPVRPVKAIRVFPVPIQVEAADPVQFFRENAPKVETPADQAGGEWLI from the coding sequence ATGCGCAAAGAACGGCTGCCGCGTTACGGGCGCATCGTCGTCGCAACCATCTCGATCCTGCTGGCCGCACTGGCTTTCGGAACCGGAATGGAGGCGCTGGCCGGTCTGCTGGCGCTGCAGCTCGGCGCCGACATCGCCCGGCTGTTCGCGGCATTTTCGATCGGCATTCTGGCGGCGGCACTGCTGCTGCTGGCCGGCACTTTTCTGTTCGGCCGTTTTTACTGCGCCGTGATCTGCCCGCTGGGCATTCTGCAGGATTTCCTCGGCTGGCTTTCCCGGCGGCGGGCACATCCGGTGCCGAATTACCGCAAACTGCGTTACGGCATTGCCGCGTTGGCCTTCGGATTGCTGATCGGCGGCTGGGCGATTGCCTTCCGGCTGCTCGAACCATTTTCCAACTTCGGCGCCATCACCGCCGCGGTGTTTTCCCCGCTCTACACGCAGTTGTATAACTGGCTGTTCCCGGACCGGATGTTGATCATCCGGCCGGTGACGCTGCTGTCGCTGCTGACCGGGCTGATCCCGCTGGCGGCGCTGTTCGCCCTGGTGCTCTGGCGCAAGCGGTTCTACTGCACGGCCATCTGCCCGGTCGGCACGCTGCTCGGGCTTTGTTCCGCCCGCGGCCTGCTGCAATTGCGCCTGACCGAGCGTTGCGTCAAGTGCGGCCAATGCGTCGAGGTCTGCCCGGCCGGCTGCATCGATCCGGCCAACGGCGCGCTCGACAACGAACGCTGTCTGCGCTGCCTGAATTGTCTGGCCGCCTGCCGGCCGCGCGCCATCCGCTACGGCAGACCGGCCGGAGCGGCGTCAACTATCGATCCTTCCCGCCGTGACTTTCTGGTCGGCGGCACGGTCGGCGCCCTTGCGCTGCTCGGCGCCGGTGCCGGCTGGGCAGCCAGGCCCGGAAGCAGGCTGCAGCCGGAAACGGCAACTTCCATCTATCCGCCGGGAGCCGGTTCGGCGGCGCGGTTCGCCTCGAAATGCACCTCCTGCCAGCTTTGCGTCACCAATTGCCGCGGCAACGTCCTGCGGCCGGCCGGCATTCAGCACGGAGCCATCCACCTGGAATTCGACCGCGGCATGTGCGAATTCAACTGCAACCGCTGCGGAGAAGTCTGTCCGACCGGGGCACTGCTGCCGCTGACGCTGGCCGCCAAGCAGCGTTGCCGGATCGGGCTGGCTCAATTCGATCCATCCTGCTGCGTCGCCGTCCAGGACGGTACCGATTGCGGCGCTTGCGCCGAGCATTGTCCGACCGGGGCGTTGCGGATGAAAGCGGGCGCTGCCGGGGTCAGAATCCCGCAGTTGACCGCAGAGCTCTGCATCGGCTGCGGCAGTTGCGAATACCCCTGTCCGGTCCGGCCGGTCAAAGCGATCCGGGTATTTCCGGTGCCGATTCAGGTCGAGGCGGCCGACCCGGTTCAATTCTTCCGGGAAAATGCGCCGAAAGTCGAAACTCCGGCCGACCAGGCCGGCGGCGAATGGCTGATCTGA
- a CDS encoding DUF362 domain-containing protein, producing the protein MDRREFLKTAAATAAFAAIATKLPGGKLIASETETAGKTDLVAVRNGEPVAMFRRGIEALGGMASFVKPGQSVVVKPNIGWDRTPEEAANTNPELVAEIVRQALAAGASGVEVFDHTCNEWSSCYKNSGIEKAVTDAGGKMLPAHLESHYREVDRPAALSMKKAKIHQAILDADVFINVPILKHHGGAQMTAAMKNFMGLVWNRQFMHGNNLPQSIADAVLYRQPDLNIVDAYRIMVSNGPRGVSTEDVRLLQYQLLSRDIVAIDAMATKLIGYPLANVPYIELAEKMGLGFSDPAKLNVIRLEV; encoded by the coding sequence ATGGACAGACGTGAATTTCTGAAAACCGCCGCCGCCACTGCCGCCTTCGCCGCCATCGCCACCAAACTGCCGGGCGGCAAACTGATTGCCTCCGAAACGGAAACGGCCGGAAAAACCGATCTGGTGGCCGTCCGCAACGGCGAGCCGGTCGCAATGTTCCGGCGCGGCATTGAAGCGCTGGGCGGCATGGCTTCCTTCGTCAAGCCGGGCCAGAGCGTCGTCGTCAAGCCGAATATCGGCTGGGACCGCACCCCGGAGGAGGCGGCCAACACCAATCCGGAACTGGTCGCTGAAATCGTCCGGCAGGCGCTGGCCGCCGGTGCTTCCGGGGTGGAAGTGTTCGACCACACCTGTAACGAATGGAGCAGTTGTTATAAAAACAGCGGCATTGAGAAAGCCGTCACCGATGCCGGCGGCAAGATGCTGCCGGCTCATCTGGAATCGCATTACCGCGAAGTGGACCGCCCGGCGGCGCTGAGCATGAAAAAAGCCAAAATCCACCAGGCGATCCTCGACGCCGACGTCTTTATCAACGTGCCGATTCTCAAGCACCACGGCGGCGCCCAGATGACCGCCGCGATGAAAAATTTCATGGGGCTGGTCTGGAACCGGCAGTTCATGCACGGCAACAACCTGCCGCAGTCGATCGCCGACGCCGTTCTTTACCGGCAGCCGGATCTGAATATCGTCGACGCCTACCGGATTATGGTTTCCAACGGCCCGCGCGGCGTCTCCACCGAGGATGTCCGGCTGCTGCAATATCAATTGCTGTCGCGCGATATCGTCGCCATCGACGCGATGGCGACCAAACTGATCGGCTACCCACTGGCGAATGTGCCGTATATCGAACTGGCGGAAAAAATGGGGTTGGGCTTCTCCGATCCGGCCAAGCTGAACGTCATCCGCTTGGAGGTCTGA